In Silene latifolia isolate original U9 population chromosome X, ASM4854445v1, whole genome shotgun sequence, the following proteins share a genomic window:
- the LOC141622106 gene encoding gamma aminobutyrate transaminase 1, mitochondrial-like, with product MKHFLQSTLKTLQYTRNAAASGGRTSYHVRCFTTDKYVSKPQDSTPEKSYKGHSMLAPFTAGWQTADTDPLVIDKSEGCYVYDSNGKKYLDSLAGLWCTALGGNEPRLIDAATKQLKTLPFYHSFWNRTTKVSLDLAEELLETFTARKMAKAFFVNSGSEASDTQVKLVWYYNNALGRPNKKKFIARSKSYHGSTLIAASLTGLPALHQQFDLPAPFVLHTDCPHYWRYHLPGETEEDFATRLAKNLEDLILKEGPETIAAFIAEPVMGAGGVIPPPATYFEKIQAVVKKYDILFIADEVVCAFGRLGEMFGSDKYNIKPDLVSLAKALSSAYMPIGAVLVSPEISEVIHSQSNKLGSFSHGFTYSGHPVSCAVALEALKLYKERNIVERVRSLTPQFQDGLRAYTDSPIMGEIRGTGLILGTEFTENKSPNDPFPAEWGVGAYFGAQCQKNGMLVRVAGDSIMLCPPLSISEGELDELISKYGQALKNTEERVKELKAQKK from the exons ATGAAACATTTCTTACAATCCACTCTCAAAACTCTCCAG TATACAAGAAATGCAGCTGCTTCTGGTGGACGAACTTCATACCATGTCAGATGTTTTACCACTGACAAGTATGTGTCAAAGCCTCAAGACTCTACACCGGAAAAAAG ttaCAAAGGGCATTCTATGTTGGCACCTTTCACTGCTGGGTGGCAAACAGCAGATACAGATCCATTGGTGATAGACAAGTCTGAG GGTTGCTATGTATACGATAGCAATGGAAAGAAGTACCTCGATTCTCTTGCTGGCTTATGGTGTACAGCCTTAG GAGGAAATGAACCACGACTTATCGACGCTGCAACCAAGCAATTGAAGACATTGCCTTTTTATCATTCGTTCTGGAATCGAACTACAAAAGTGTCTCTG GACCTTGCTGAAGAGCTCTTAGAAACTTTCACAGCTAGAAAAAtggccaaagctttctttgtgaACAGTGGATCAGAAGCCAGTGACACCCAG GTGAAGCTAGTTTGGTATTACAACAACGCCCTCGGAAGACCAAACAAGAAAAAATTTATTGCTCGATCGAAATC ATACCATGGATCCACACTGATAGCGGCTAGTTTAACAGG GCTTCCAGCTCTGCATCAACAATTTGATCTGCCAGCGCCATTTGTTTTGCACACTGATTGCCCTCACTATTGGCGTTATCATCTTCCAG GTGAGACAGAGGAAGATTTTGCTACTCGGTTGGCTAAAAACCTTGAGGATCTTATCCTCAAAGAAGGACCAGAGACG ATTGCTGCATTTATTGCTGAGCCTGTTATGGGAGCAGGAGGAGTCATCCCTCCACCGGCAACATATTTTGAAAAG ATTCAAGCTGTTGTGAAGAAATACGACATTCTGTTTATTGCAGATGAG GTCGTCTGCGCATTTGGAAGGCTTGGAGAGATGTTTGGTTCTGATAAGTACAACATTAAACCAGATCTTGTCTCCTTAGCAAAG GCTCTATCATCAGCTTACATGCCCATTGGAGCAGTTCTTGTAAGTCCTGAAATTTCGGAGGTTATACATTCTCAAAGCAACAAACTTG GTTCATTTTCTCATGGATTTACATATTCCGGGCACCCAGTATCATGTGCCGTCGCACTGGAAGCACTGAAGCTGTACAA GGAAAGGAATATTGTGGAGAGAGTAAGAAGTCTTACACCACAATTCCAAGATGGACTCAGAGCTTATACTGACAGTCCTATCATGGGAGAG ATAAGGGGAACAGGCTTGATCTTGGGAACCGAATTTACAGAGAACAAGTCCCCAAACGACCCATTTCCTGCTGAATGGG GAGTTGGGGCATATTTTGGAGCACAATGTCAGAAGAATGGGATGTTAGTTCGCGTGGCTGGTGATAGCATTATGTTATGTCCTCCATTGAGTATTTCCGAGGGAGAACTTGATGAG TTAATTAGCAAATATGGGCAAGCTTTAAAGAATACTGAGGAGAGAGTGAAGGAACTAAAGGCTCAGAAGAAGTAA